From one Nodosilinea sp. PGN35 genomic stretch:
- a CDS encoding response regulator, translating to MCSPSDFRILVVDDIEDNLFLLRTVLETEGYEVDTAGNGGSALAKVENAPPDLILMDVMMPDMNGYEVTQRIRQNPTLPPMPILIVTAYDTLQLAQGLALEPSNFIRKPIEFDQLLTKVASLLKAHHHH from the coding sequence GTGTGCAGCCCTTCAGATTTCCGCATTCTTGTCGTAGACGACATAGAAGATAACCTGTTTTTGCTCAGAACTGTTTTAGAAACAGAAGGCTATGAAGTTGACACCGCCGGCAACGGCGGTTCGGCTCTGGCCAAGGTTGAAAATGCGCCCCCCGATCTGATTTTGATGGATGTGATGATGCCGGATATGAACGGATACGAAGTCACCCAAAGGATTCGGCAGAATCCTACTCTACCCCCCATGCCGATCTTAATTGTGACGGCCTATGACACCCTTCAACTCGCCCAGGGGTTGGCCCTCGAACCCAGTAATTTCATTCGCAAACCCATCGAGTTTGATCAACTGCTCACCAAGGTGGCCTCCCTACTCAAGGCCCACCACCACCATTAG
- a CDS encoding glucose-1-phosphate adenylyltransferase encodes MNNVLGIVLGGGAGTRLYPLTKTRAKPAVPLGGKHRLIDIPISNCINSGISKIYVLTQFNSASLNAHISRAYSFSGFQQGFVEVLAAQQTPENLDWFQGTADAVRQYLWRFEDMDVDEYLILSGDHLYRMDYSEFVQHHRNTNADITLSVLPIDHERASSFGLMKIDDSGRIVDFSEKPKGEALKQMQVDTTTLGLSADEAQVKPYIASMGIYLFKREVLIDLLKQQPEQTDFGKEIIPGSARDYNVQAYLFNDYWEDIGTIESFFNANLALVKQPDPMFSFYDEAAPIYTRARYLPPTKHLQCEVTQSMISEGCILKECRIINSVIGIRSRIESGCTIEDSLIMGADYYQSNVERRGTCDSASTPLGIGANSTIRHAIVDKNARIGCNVQILNKDRVQEADREDEGFYIRSGIVTVLRGATIPDDTVI; translated from the coding sequence GTGAACAACGTATTAGGCATTGTGCTAGGCGGCGGGGCTGGAACTCGCCTTTATCCCCTGACCAAAACCCGGGCCAAGCCTGCGGTGCCCCTCGGTGGTAAACACCGGCTGATTGATATTCCCATCAGCAACTGCATCAACTCAGGAATTTCAAAGATCTACGTGCTGACGCAGTTCAACTCGGCTTCGCTAAACGCCCATATCTCTCGGGCCTACAGCTTTTCTGGCTTTCAGCAGGGGTTTGTCGAAGTGCTGGCCGCCCAGCAGACCCCCGAAAATCTAGACTGGTTCCAGGGCACCGCCGACGCCGTGCGGCAATACCTGTGGCGCTTCGAAGACATGGATGTAGACGAATACCTGATTCTGTCGGGCGACCACCTGTACCGCATGGACTACAGCGAGTTTGTCCAGCACCACCGCAACACCAACGCCGATATCACCCTCTCGGTGTTGCCAATCGATCATGAGCGCGCCTCCAGCTTCGGGCTGATGAAAATAGACGACTCAGGCCGCATTGTTGACTTCAGCGAAAAGCCCAAGGGCGAAGCCCTGAAGCAGATGCAGGTGGACACTACCACCCTGGGGCTCTCGGCTGACGAGGCCCAGGTCAAGCCCTACATTGCTTCCATGGGCATTTATTTGTTCAAGCGCGAAGTGCTGATCGACCTGCTCAAACAGCAGCCAGAGCAAACCGACTTCGGCAAAGAGATTATTCCAGGTTCGGCCAGGGACTACAATGTGCAGGCCTACCTCTTCAACGACTACTGGGAAGACATTGGTACGATTGAGTCGTTCTTTAACGCCAACTTGGCCCTGGTCAAACAGCCCGATCCAATGTTCAGTTTTTACGACGAGGCGGCACCCATCTATACCCGTGCCCGCTACCTGCCGCCCACTAAGCACCTCCAGTGTGAAGTTACCCAGTCGATGATCAGCGAAGGCTGCATCCTCAAGGAATGCCGCATCATCAACTCGGTAATTGGCATTCGCTCTCGCATTGAGTCGGGCTGCACCATCGAAGACAGCCTGATAATGGGGGCTGATTACTATCAGTCCAACGTCGAGCGCCGGGGCACTTGCGACAGCGCGTCAACACCCCTGGGCATTGGCGCTAACAGCACCATTCGCCATGCCATTGTCGATAAGAATGCCCGCATTGGCTGCAATGTGCAAATTCTCAACAAAGACCGGGTTCAAGAAGCCGATCGCGAGGATGAAGGATTCTATATTCGCAGCGGTATTGTCACCGTTTTGCGCGGGGCTACTATTCCTGACGACACGGTGATTTAA
- a CDS encoding MFS transporter produces MTEYIGLGVAGGFLAQVVAPGITTPEEASTIFSGPQFLIALLSGIILAFGFHLLLTNLSIAAGLTYAGQSSSSSSSSSGSGPSPKKIGTAFGVWTVITVSLALFCACFLAVKLSLYTSALLGAITGLVVWGTYFCLLFWVSSTTVGSLIGSVVKTATSSFQSLMGAATGAVGAKMASNQLIETAEATAAAVRRELTAGWSGQDIKDTLQEYVATLTSPSLDIEGLEAEFERLIGESDLTAVADRDTLSQLTRESFEKLVSSRTDLSRKEASRIADRLYGTWSKALGKASGGGALGELVDYLKSAHPEELVAESIGSRLDEFLAELRQQRKGKEPNPLNQGLSTLMGVIMGRADLSDLDVEKIAGRLKQVQQELSSQVDTIATQVSGDDRYSVVKADVETYLLNAYPWQLNTQRMQKEFWDVIYDPFADPGLMRQELMDLDRSFFADLLASRGLLTQDEIATVSRQLDAVRRQALGEVSERYRLEAAKSVQAKVYTFLRQTPREELLSDMGTQAFRSLLEDPYADTDDLQERFAPFSYEAIAQALSTRGDLSETDVQTVANRLEGVINTVRADAAGLQSSAKARVENQWVGLQHYLQNTHKAELNPEGIKADLATLLDEPDAGIHRLRQRLAQFDRDTLVQLLNQRQDLSEAEINRTLDQVESTWYKTINAPAALTAQAKAKYDEATSAIERYLLETGKPELNPEGIKRDLELLVNNPQAGLEAVRDRLSAMDRDTLVQLLSQRDDLNEAEANQIVDDVLGTIRDILHMPQRLARRAQAQVISFESALEDYLRNTDKAALNPDGIKRDLKLLLNDPRLGAERLQTRLSLIDRDTIVALLAQRPDMTQAEAEAAVDQVLSVRDQVVSQIRQVQARVTSIVRGILARIRNYLNSLNRPELNYYGIRRDLQQLMDDPQAGLEALKLRLNQVDRGTLVALMSSTDAISESDANRIIDQVEEVRNTALSKAEQLEHAVENRLAEIKHQAYQQVEDTRKTAAAAAWWIFGTATISAVCSAIAGSLAVIR; encoded by the coding sequence GTGACTGAGTACATCGGATTAGGAGTAGCCGGGGGCTTTTTAGCCCAGGTAGTCGCCCCAGGCATTACCACCCCTGAGGAAGCCTCCACAATTTTTTCTGGGCCTCAATTTCTTATTGCTCTGCTTTCAGGCATAATCTTGGCCTTTGGCTTTCATCTTTTGCTGACGAACCTGTCGATCGCCGCTGGTCTCACCTATGCTGGCCAATCGTCATCGAGTTCGTCGAGCAGCAGCGGCTCTGGCCCCAGCCCCAAGAAAATTGGCACCGCCTTCGGCGTTTGGACTGTGATTACGGTCAGTTTGGCCCTTTTTTGCGCCTGCTTTCTGGCCGTTAAGCTCAGCCTGTACACCAGTGCGCTGCTAGGAGCCATCACGGGCCTGGTGGTGTGGGGCACCTACTTCTGCCTGCTGTTTTGGGTCAGTTCAACCACTGTAGGATCGCTGATTGGCTCCGTGGTCAAAACCGCGACCTCTAGCTTCCAGTCGCTGATGGGGGCCGCCACCGGGGCCGTGGGTGCCAAGATGGCTAGCAATCAGCTGATTGAGACCGCCGAAGCCACCGCCGCCGCCGTGCGCCGCGAGCTGACCGCTGGTTGGTCGGGGCAAGATATTAAAGACACCCTGCAAGAGTACGTCGCCACCCTGACGTCCCCTTCTCTGGATATTGAAGGGCTAGAAGCCGAATTCGAACGCCTGATTGGCGAGTCTGACCTGACCGCGGTAGCCGATCGCGACACCCTGTCCCAGCTCACCCGCGAAAGCTTTGAGAAGCTGGTCAGCAGCCGCACCGACCTCTCCCGCAAAGAGGCCAGCCGCATTGCCGATCGACTCTACGGCACCTGGAGCAAGGCCCTGGGCAAAGCCTCCGGCGGCGGTGCCCTAGGTGAACTGGTTGACTATCTCAAGTCGGCTCACCCCGAGGAACTCGTAGCTGAATCTATCGGCAGTCGCCTGGACGAATTTCTGGCCGAACTGCGCCAGCAGCGCAAGGGCAAAGAGCCCAACCCGCTCAACCAGGGTCTGAGCACTCTAATGGGTGTAATCATGGGTCGGGCCGATCTCTCCGATCTGGATGTGGAGAAAATTGCGGGCCGCCTGAAGCAGGTTCAGCAAGAGCTGAGCAGCCAGGTGGACACCATTGCCACCCAGGTGAGCGGCGACGATCGCTACAGCGTGGTCAAAGCCGACGTAGAAACCTACCTGCTCAACGCCTATCCCTGGCAGCTCAACACCCAGCGCATGCAGAAAGAGTTTTGGGATGTGATCTACGATCCCTTCGCCGACCCCGGCCTGATGCGCCAGGAGCTAATGGATCTCGATCGCAGCTTTTTTGCCGACCTGCTGGCCTCCCGGGGGCTGCTCACCCAGGACGAAATTGCCACCGTCTCGCGGCAGCTCGACGCCGTGCGCCGTCAGGCCCTGGGCGAAGTGTCTGAGCGCTACCGCCTCGAAGCCGCTAAGAGTGTGCAGGCCAAGGTCTACACCTTTCTGCGCCAGACCCCGCGCGAAGAGCTGCTGTCGGACATGGGCACCCAGGCCTTCCGCAGCCTGCTAGAGGATCCCTACGCCGACACCGACGATTTGCAGGAGCGCTTTGCCCCCTTCAGCTACGAAGCGATCGCCCAGGCCCTCAGCACCCGGGGTGACCTGAGCGAGACCGATGTGCAGACCGTGGCCAACCGCCTAGAGGGCGTCATCAACACCGTGCGGGCCGACGCCGCCGGGCTGCAATCCTCCGCCAAGGCGCGCGTCGAAAACCAGTGGGTTGGGCTACAGCACTACCTGCAAAACACCCACAAAGCTGAACTCAATCCCGAAGGCATTAAGGCCGATCTCGCCACGCTGCTCGACGAGCCCGACGCTGGGATCCATCGCCTGCGCCAGCGGCTGGCCCAGTTCGACCGCGACACCCTGGTGCAGCTGCTCAACCAGCGGCAAGACCTCTCCGAGGCGGAGATCAACCGCACCCTCGACCAGGTCGAGTCTACCTGGTACAAGACCATCAACGCCCCCGCCGCACTGACCGCCCAGGCCAAGGCCAAGTACGACGAGGCCACCAGCGCCATTGAGCGCTATCTGCTCGAAACCGGCAAGCCGGAGCTAAACCCCGAGGGCATTAAGCGCGACCTGGAGCTGTTGGTGAACAATCCTCAGGCGGGTCTGGAGGCCGTGCGCGATCGCCTTTCCGCCATGGATCGCGACACCCTGGTGCAGCTGCTCAGCCAGCGCGATGACCTCAACGAAGCTGAAGCCAACCAGATTGTTGACGATGTGCTGGGCACCATCCGCGATATCCTGCACATGCCCCAGCGCCTGGCCCGCCGCGCCCAGGCCCAGGTGATCTCCTTTGAGAGCGCCCTGGAAGACTACCTGCGCAACACCGACAAGGCTGCGCTCAACCCCGACGGTATCAAGCGCGACCTGAAGCTGTTGCTCAACGACCCCCGGCTCGGAGCCGAGCGCCTGCAAACCCGTCTGTCGCTCATCGATCGCGACACCATTGTGGCCCTGCTGGCCCAGCGGCCCGACATGACCCAGGCCGAAGCCGAGGCCGCCGTCGATCAGGTGCTGTCGGTGCGCGACCAGGTGGTGTCACAGATTCGCCAGGTACAGGCCCGCGTCACGTCGATTGTGCGCGGTATTCTGGCCCGAATTCGCAACTACCTCAACTCGTTGAACCGTCCTGAGCTGAACTACTACGGCATTCGCCGCGACTTGCAGCAGCTGATGGACGACCCCCAGGCCGGTCTAGAGGCGCTGAAGCTGCGCCTCAACCAGGTCGATCGCGGCACCCTGGTAGCCTTGATGAGCTCCACCGATGCCATCTCAGAAAGCGATGCCAACCGCATCATTGACCAGGTAGAAGAGGTGCGCAACACCGCCCTGAGTAAAGCCGAGCAGCTGGAGCACGCCGTAGAGAACCGTTTGGCCGAGATTAAGCACCAGGCCTACCAGCAGGTAGAAGATACCCGCAAAACCGCCGCCGCCGCCGCCTGGTGGATCTTTGGTACCGCTACCATTTCGGCTGTTTGCTCGGCGATTGCCGGTAGCCTGGCCGTCATTCGCTAG
- a CDS encoding SDR family NAD(P)-dependent oxidoreductase, giving the protein MELGIEGKVAVVTGGDSGIGRATAKLLADEGVKVALVDKTTAQLDGAVDEVSAVGEALAVQADLRSLADVEAARDEILSRFGQVNILVNCAGITGATGDFLEIGDEAWHQALDVNLMGAVRMCRTFIPAMREAGWGRVVLVASEDAVQPYIDEMPYCAAKAGVLNFAKNLSKAYAQDGVLVNSVAPAFIASPMTDAMMEQRAKKMGTSVEEAIATFLKEERPHLELKRRGKVQEVAAVIAFLCSQQSSFVVGANYRVDGGSVASVSL; this is encoded by the coding sequence ATGGAGCTTGGTATTGAGGGTAAGGTGGCCGTTGTTACCGGTGGTGACTCTGGTATTGGCCGCGCGACCGCTAAGCTATTGGCCGACGAGGGGGTGAAGGTTGCCCTAGTGGATAAGACCACGGCGCAGCTCGATGGTGCGGTGGACGAAGTGAGCGCCGTAGGCGAAGCGTTGGCGGTACAGGCCGACCTGCGCAGCCTGGCCGACGTAGAGGCTGCCAGAGACGAAATCTTAAGTCGGTTTGGCCAGGTCAACATTCTGGTCAACTGTGCGGGTATTACCGGAGCCACGGGAGACTTTCTAGAAATCGGCGATGAGGCCTGGCACCAGGCTCTAGACGTCAACCTGATGGGGGCGGTGCGGATGTGTCGCACGTTTATTCCGGCGATGCGGGAGGCTGGATGGGGGCGGGTGGTGCTGGTGGCGTCTGAGGATGCAGTACAGCCCTACATTGACGAAATGCCCTACTGCGCCGCTAAGGCTGGCGTGCTGAATTTTGCTAAGAACCTCTCTAAGGCCTATGCCCAGGACGGAGTGCTGGTGAACTCGGTTGCTCCAGCCTTTATCGCTAGCCCCATGACCGACGCCATGATGGAGCAGCGGGCCAAAAAGATGGGCACTAGTGTTGAGGAGGCGATCGCCACTTTCCTCAAAGAAGAGCGCCCCCATCTCGAACTCAAGCGCCGGGGTAAGGTGCAGGAAGTGGCGGCGGTGATTGCCTTTCTCTGCTCTCAGCAGTCGAGCTTTGTGGTCGGGGCCAACTACCGGGTCGACGGGGGTTCGGTGGCCAGCGTGAGTCTGTAG
- a CDS encoding MFS transporter, with the protein MADEHPGLRLLVTMNLGFWGVQIGTGLQTAHASALFESLGAEVSQLPLLWLGAPLMGLLAQPIVGELSDRTVSRWGKRQPYFLGGALLGAAMLLALPLATSLAQAVALYWILQLALNISVAPSRPFVSDLLAQPYRTLGYALQGFCIGLGTICAAGLPWVLEHWFQLEPAAETGIPAVVKGAYWVGAALCLVGTVATFWAVKEPASQAQSAAESAGGDRPPLLGAIAQAIAALPPIMQQLALVQALSWAGIYCIFLYLPNAIALNVLGAPNRQSIGYVHGVEWAGLCIAFYNLVCLGVSWVIPALSQRWGRVSLHACCLLAGSVGLISLLLVHSRYPILLSMVGVGIAWASILAIPYSLLMDALEDGQSGVYMGLFNGFVTLPQIAMSLGFGWVMSTLLDDNRLWALAVGGGMLGLAALLMLRVPEPAGTSALGEPNRPLAAAQK; encoded by the coding sequence ATGGCTGATGAACATCCGGGTCTGCGCCTGCTCGTGACGATGAATTTGGGCTTCTGGGGCGTACAGATTGGCACCGGTCTACAGACGGCCCACGCCAGCGCTCTGTTTGAATCTTTGGGAGCGGAGGTCAGCCAGCTGCCGCTGCTGTGGCTGGGAGCCCCGCTGATGGGCCTGCTGGCCCAGCCCATTGTGGGCGAACTCAGCGATCGCACCGTTAGCCGCTGGGGCAAGCGGCAACCCTACTTTCTCGGCGGGGCGCTGCTGGGGGCAGCCATGCTGCTGGCGCTGCCGTTGGCCACCAGTCTGGCCCAGGCGGTGGCCCTCTACTGGATTTTGCAGCTGGCTCTCAACATCAGCGTTGCGCCCAGCCGCCCCTTTGTGAGCGATCTGCTGGCTCAGCCCTACCGCACCCTGGGCTATGCCCTCCAGGGATTTTGCATTGGTCTGGGCACCATCTGCGCGGCGGGGTTGCCCTGGGTGCTCGAGCACTGGTTTCAGCTAGAGCCCGCCGCTGAGACGGGGATTCCGGCGGTGGTCAAGGGGGCGTACTGGGTGGGGGCGGCCCTTTGCCTGGTCGGGACGGTGGCGACTTTTTGGGCGGTCAAGGAGCCCGCCAGCCAGGCGCAGTCGGCGGCTGAGTCGGCGGGGGGCGATCGCCCTCCGCTGCTGGGGGCGATCGCCCAGGCCATAGCCGCGCTGCCGCCGATCATGCAGCAGCTGGCCCTGGTGCAGGCCCTCAGCTGGGCGGGCATCTACTGCATTTTTCTCTACTTGCCCAATGCGATCGCCCTCAACGTACTGGGGGCTCCCAATCGCCAGTCAATTGGTTATGTGCACGGGGTGGAGTGGGCCGGCCTCTGCATCGCCTTTTACAACCTGGTCTGTCTGGGGGTTTCGTGGGTGATTCCGGCCCTGAGTCAGCGCTGGGGCCGGGTGAGCCTGCACGCCTGCTGTCTGCTGGCGGGCAGTGTGGGGCTGATATCGCTCCTGCTAGTGCACAGCCGCTACCCGATTCTGCTGTCGATGGTGGGAGTAGGTATTGCCTGGGCCAGCATTTTAGCCATCCCCTACTCCCTGCTCATGGATGCCCTGGAGGACGGCCAGAGCGGCGTCTATATGGGGCTGTTCAACGGTTTCGTCACTCTGCCCCAGATTGCTATGTCCCTGGGCTTTGGCTGGGTGATGAGCACCCTGCTGGACGACAACCGTCTCTGGGCTCTGGCGGTGGGGGGCGGCATGCTGGGCCTAGCCGCTCTGCTGATGCTGCGCGTCCCCGAACCCGCCGGAACCTCTGCGCTAGGAGAGCCAAACCGTCCCCTGGCCGCCGCGCAGAAATAG
- a CDS encoding DUF3177 family protein: MLDPSLLRALVWTDYRLAVLFTVLLPLVLLVWAFVQKNEALQRLLTIYWKVASLLMITVYLMIGGFNISFLSGLMARILIPVGLWFWVDLNEEIREQPDSLLKLLFSAWRWAITLYNIIGGAILLGFLPCAFSNARFGAADCQTWLEPPLLYKEYFHAGYTNGFLGFFGIVGLVIYMASLAWFVFVRLGKQGRQAIN, translated from the coding sequence ATGTTAGACCCCTCCCTGCTGCGCGCCCTGGTCTGGACCGACTATCGGCTGGCGGTTCTATTTACGGTACTGCTGCCCCTAGTTCTGCTGGTCTGGGCCTTTGTGCAAAAAAACGAAGCCCTTCAGCGTCTGCTTACCATCTACTGGAAGGTGGCCAGCCTGCTGATGATCACCGTCTATCTGATGATCGGCGGCTTTAACATCAGCTTTTTGTCCGGGCTGATGGCGCGCATTTTGATTCCCGTAGGGCTGTGGTTTTGGGTCGATCTCAACGAAGAGATCCGCGAACAGCCCGATTCGCTGCTCAAGCTGCTGTTTAGCGCCTGGCGCTGGGCCATCACCCTCTACAACATTATTGGCGGGGCGATTTTGCTGGGCTTTTTGCCCTGTGCCTTCTCCAACGCCCGCTTTGGTGCAGCCGATTGTCAGACCTGGCTAGAGCCGCCGCTGCTCTACAAAGAGTATTTTCACGCGGGCTATACCAACGGCTTTTTAGGGTTCTTTGGCATTGTGGGGCTGGTCATCTACATGGCGTCTCTGGCCTGGTTTGTGTTTGTGCGCCTGGGCAAGCAGGGTCGCCAGGCGATCAACTAA
- the glmU gene encoding bifunctional UDP-N-acetylglucosamine diphosphorylase/glucosamine-1-phosphate N-acetyltransferase GlmU — MVAVAILAAGRGTRMKSSLPKVLHSVGGKSMVERVLDGLADLNPSHTIIVVGFGQEQVKAALAHIPGLTFVEQTEQLGTGHAVQQVIPHLEGFDGDLLVLNGDVPLLRPETIQTLVKTHQDKGNAATLLTAQFTDPTGYGRVFCTEQNLITEIVEHRDCSPAQRQNPRINAGVYCFNWAKLMTVLPHLSADNDQQEYYLTDVVKDLTPAMAVDVADCQEIFGINSRKQLAEAYAILQERIKDHWMAAGVTLIDPDSTTIDTTVQIEPDVVIEPQTHLRGKTTVGTGSRIGPGSLIESSQIGAHATVAFSVVSDSAVGNGARVGPYAHLRGEAVVGDNCRIGNFVEIKKSTLGTGTNVAHLSYLGDATLGNRVNVGAGTITANYDGYKKHPTVIGDRTKTGSNSVLVAPVTIGSDVTIAAGSVVRKDAPDNCLVVSRAPQKNHEGWQPKHLREEKTEG, encoded by the coding sequence ATGGTCGCTGTTGCCATTCTTGCCGCCGGGCGCGGCACCCGCATGAAATCGAGTCTGCCCAAGGTGCTGCACTCGGTGGGGGGCAAATCGATGGTCGAGCGCGTGCTGGATGGGCTGGCCGACCTCAACCCCAGCCACACCATCATCGTTGTGGGTTTTGGCCAAGAGCAGGTCAAAGCGGCCCTGGCCCACATCCCCGGCCTCACCTTTGTGGAGCAGACTGAACAGCTGGGTACGGGCCACGCGGTGCAGCAGGTGATCCCCCACCTGGAAGGGTTTGACGGCGATCTGCTGGTGCTCAACGGCGATGTGCCCCTGCTGCGCCCCGAAACCATTCAAACCCTGGTGAAGACCCATCAAGATAAGGGCAACGCCGCCACCCTGCTCACCGCCCAGTTCACCGACCCGACGGGCTACGGGCGAGTGTTTTGCACCGAGCAAAACCTGATCACCGAGATTGTCGAGCACCGCGACTGTAGCCCCGCCCAGCGCCAGAATCCGCGCATCAACGCTGGGGTGTACTGCTTTAACTGGGCCAAGCTGATGACGGTGCTGCCCCACCTCAGCGCCGACAACGACCAGCAGGAGTACTACCTCACCGATGTGGTCAAAGACCTGACCCCGGCGATGGCGGTGGATGTGGCCGACTGTCAGGAGATTTTTGGCATCAACAGCCGCAAGCAGCTGGCCGAGGCCTATGCCATTCTGCAGGAGCGCATCAAAGACCACTGGATGGCGGCAGGGGTGACGCTGATCGACCCCGATAGCACCACCATCGACACCACCGTGCAGATCGAACCCGATGTGGTGATTGAACCCCAGACCCATCTGCGGGGCAAAACCACCGTGGGCACCGGCAGCCGCATTGGCCCCGGCAGCCTGATCGAAAGCAGTCAAATTGGGGCCCACGCCACCGTGGCTTTTTCGGTGGTGAGCGACAGCGCCGTGGGTAACGGTGCGCGGGTTGGCCCCTACGCCCACCTGCGGGGTGAGGCAGTGGTGGGCGACAACTGCCGCATCGGCAACTTTGTAGAAATTAAGAAATCGACCCTGGGGACGGGCACCAATGTGGCCCACCTGTCGTACCTGGGTGACGCCACCCTGGGCAACAGGGTGAACGTGGGGGCAGGCACCATTACGGCGAACTATGACGGCTACAAGAAGCACCCGACGGTGATTGGCGATCGCACCAAAACCGGCAGCAACAGCGTGCTCGTCGCCCCCGTCACCATTGGCAGCGACGTCACCATCGCCGCCGGCTCCGTGGTGCGCAAAGATGCCCCCGACAACTGCCTCGTCGTTTCTCGCGCCCCTCAAAAAAATCACGAAGGGTGGCAGCCCAAACATCTGAGGGAAGAAAAGACAGAAGGGTAG